The Candidatus Rubrimentiphilum sp. genome includes a window with the following:
- a CDS encoding permease — protein MILQAIGQALLLAAGMFWQVAWSLILGFLLSGLIQVLVSKERMTAQLGKNGVREIALATAYGAASSSCSYAAAAMSKTLFKKGAGFIPSLAFLFASTNLVVELGIILYLLMGWQFTAAEWLGGVLLIAIMAVIVKATYPKRLIDDARRHVIDVTGGDDDDMAEGATFWEKLRDPQTPVLVAQSFVMDWSMLWKDLAAGFLIAGALAAFIPNGVWSALFLHGAPPGVQVLANAIVGPLIAVVSFVCSIGNVPMAAILWGSGISFGGVLSFLYADLIVLPLLDVYRRYYGLKMAAYIGAVFFVTMVAAGIIMQLAFGAFGAIPHPNPDIRSHLEMFSINYTFWLNIVFGLLAAYLWYLNRKHPMAHHCPAHEHAH, from the coding sequence GTGATCCTTCAGGCGATCGGGCAGGCGCTGCTCCTCGCAGCGGGGATGTTTTGGCAGGTCGCGTGGAGTCTGATCCTGGGATTTTTGCTCTCGGGATTGATCCAGGTACTCGTTTCAAAGGAACGCATGACCGCGCAGCTGGGAAAAAACGGCGTGCGCGAGATCGCGCTCGCCACGGCGTACGGCGCGGCGAGCTCGTCGTGCTCGTACGCGGCGGCGGCGATGAGCAAGACCCTCTTCAAAAAGGGCGCCGGGTTCATTCCGTCGCTCGCGTTTCTGTTCGCATCCACAAATCTCGTCGTCGAGCTCGGCATCATCTTGTATCTTCTCATGGGCTGGCAGTTTACGGCGGCCGAATGGCTCGGCGGTGTTTTGTTGATCGCCATCATGGCCGTCATCGTGAAGGCGACATATCCGAAACGGCTCATCGACGATGCGCGCCGCCACGTCATTGACGTCACCGGCGGCGATGACGACGACATGGCAGAGGGCGCAACGTTCTGGGAGAAGCTGCGCGACCCGCAGACACCGGTTCTCGTTGCGCAGAGTTTTGTGATGGACTGGTCGATGCTCTGGAAGGATCTGGCCGCGGGATTCTTGATCGCGGGCGCGCTTGCGGCGTTTATCCCGAACGGCGTCTGGAGCGCGCTCTTCTTACACGGCGCGCCGCCGGGCGTGCAAGTTCTCGCGAACGCCATAGTCGGACCCCTGATAGCCGTCGTTTCGTTCGTCTGCTCGATCGGCAACGTTCCGATGGCGGCGATTCTCTGGGGCAGCGGCATCAGCTTCGGCGGCGTGCTCAGTTTCCTATACGCCGACTTGATCGTGCTGCCGCTGCTGGACGTGTACCGGCGTTACTACGGATTGAAAATGGCGGCCTACATCGGCGCCGTCTTCTTCGTGACGATGGTCGCCGCCGGCATCATCATGCAGTTAGCCTTTGGCGCTTTCGGCGCAATCCCGCACCCGAATCCGGACATTCGCTCGCACTTGGAGATGTTCTCGATCAACTACACGTTCTGGCTGAACATCGTCTTTGGCTTGCTTGCTGCGTACCTGTGGTACCTGAACCGCAAGCACCCGATGGCGCACCACTGCCCAGCTCACGAACACGCGCACTAG
- the rfaD gene encoding ADP-glyceromanno-heptose 6-epimerase, with protein MSHSLDRGRIVVTGGAGFIGSALVWALNLRGIDDILVVDRLDESEKWKNLVPLRYRDYADASDFEAAVRERPQSFADVRTVLHLGACSSTTETDTAFLMRNNYEYTKQVATWAIDRNVRFVYASSAATYGALERDLRDDGDLDSLRPLNMYAYSKHRFDLFARDSGWLDRITGLKYFNVFGPNEQHKGDMRSLVDKAFHQIQDTGSIKLFKSYRSEYKDGEQRRDFLYVKDAVDMTLHLAERDAYGLYNVGSGEPHTWLELVRPIFRSLRVPERIDFIDMPATLRDKYQYCTCATIAQLRAAGYKRPVTPLNEAVEDYVRNYLMPGRRLDPQAESSAAVNRSA; from the coding sequence ATGTCGCACTCGCTCGATCGCGGACGGATAGTGGTCACCGGAGGCGCCGGCTTCATCGGCAGCGCGCTGGTATGGGCGCTCAACCTGCGCGGAATCGACGACATCCTGGTGGTCGACCGGCTCGATGAATCCGAGAAATGGAAGAACCTGGTCCCGCTGCGCTATCGAGACTACGCGGACGCAAGCGATTTTGAAGCGGCGGTTCGCGAGCGGCCGCAAAGCTTCGCGGACGTGCGCACGGTGCTGCACCTCGGCGCCTGCTCTTCCACCACCGAGACCGACACCGCATTTCTGATGCGCAACAATTACGAATATACCAAGCAGGTGGCGACGTGGGCGATCGATCGCAACGTACGTTTCGTCTACGCTTCTTCAGCCGCGACGTACGGCGCCCTCGAGCGCGATCTGCGTGACGACGGCGATCTCGACTCGCTGCGACCGCTGAACATGTACGCGTACTCGAAGCACCGCTTCGATCTCTTCGCGCGCGACAGCGGCTGGCTGGATCGCATTACGGGCCTCAAATACTTCAACGTGTTCGGCCCGAACGAACAGCACAAGGGCGACATGCGCAGTCTCGTCGACAAGGCGTTTCATCAAATTCAAGACACCGGCTCGATCAAACTCTTCAAGAGTTATCGCAGCGAGTACAAGGACGGTGAGCAGCGCCGCGACTTCCTCTACGTTAAAGACGCGGTTGACATGACGCTGCATCTGGCCGAACGCGACGCGTACGGGTTGTACAATGTCGGCTCGGGCGAGCCTCACACGTGGCTCGAATTAGTGCGGCCGATCTTCCGGTCGCTTCGCGTGCCCGAGCGGATCGATTTTATCGACATGCCGGCGACGCTGCGCGACAAGTATCAGTACTGCACCTGCGCGACCATCGCGCAATTGCGCGCGGCCGGCTATAAACGCCCGGTTACGCCGCTGAACGAAGCAGTCGAAGATTACGTGCGCAACTACTTGATGCCCGGCCGGCGCCTCGATCCGCAGGCGGAATCGTCCGCGGCAGTTAATCGCAGCGCATGA
- a CDS encoding SCO family protein, giving the protein MKNPGLVGPTLLTILIAALATGTATAGTIIPVHGTVLAVTSKDTAVIRNDAVTGTLPSMTHAYRVEPPVALSAGVGIDGFIDRSTRPWRWYDAAIAGEFVPGLPQTGKVKALDVGGYLPHTHLVDQQGKLFDLAAAVRGKVSLVSFIFTRCKDECPIISAKFAALQRELDPAHFHLVEVTIDPVYDSPSVLARYARQFGADNAAWSMVTGQPHEIANLLDRFGISSLRVEKGNLIHNDRLFLSAPDGRITQVVQTSGFTPDSMAAQAKHLAGMVSNPFGRFQLWLIASVTALCGGNQFAGIVALETMLFLIIAAISFVLLSWVARRLWGTSGS; this is encoded by the coding sequence ATGAAGAATCCCGGCCTTGTCGGGCCGACCCTTTTAACCATCCTCATCGCGGCGCTGGCCACTGGAACCGCAACCGCCGGCACGATCATTCCGGTGCACGGAACGGTGCTGGCGGTTACGTCAAAAGACACTGCGGTTATTCGCAACGACGCCGTGACCGGCACGCTGCCGTCTATGACGCACGCATATCGCGTCGAGCCGCCGGTTGCGTTGAGTGCGGGCGTGGGGATCGACGGCTTTATCGATCGCAGCACGCGGCCCTGGCGCTGGTACGATGCAGCGATCGCCGGAGAATTCGTTCCCGGGTTGCCGCAAACCGGAAAAGTAAAAGCGCTCGACGTCGGCGGCTATCTGCCGCATACGCATCTGGTAGACCAGCAGGGGAAGCTCTTCGATCTCGCGGCCGCGGTGCGCGGCAAAGTAAGCCTGGTCAGTTTCATCTTCACGCGCTGTAAAGACGAGTGCCCGATCATTAGCGCAAAGTTCGCGGCGCTGCAGCGCGAGCTCGACCCGGCGCACTTTCACTTAGTCGAAGTGACGATCGATCCGGTCTACGACTCGCCTTCGGTGCTCGCGCGCTACGCGCGGCAGTTCGGAGCCGACAACGCGGCCTGGTCGATGGTTACCGGACAGCCGCACGAGATCGCAAATTTGCTCGATCGTTTCGGCATCTCGTCGCTGCGCGTCGAGAAGGGCAACCTGATTCACAACGACAGGCTGTTCTTGTCCGCGCCCGACGGCCGGATCACGCAAGTCGTGCAAACCTCCGGCTTCACGCCCGATTCGATGGCGGCGCAAGCCAAGCACCTTGCCGGCATGGTCAGCAACCCGTTCGGCCGCTTTCAGCTGTGGCTGATCGCCAGCGTTACGGCGCTGTGCGGCGGCAATCAATTCGCCGGAATCGTTGCCCTGGAGACGATGCTTTTCTTGATCATCGCCGCCATCTCGTTCGTTCTCTTAAGTTGGGTGGCGCGCAGGCTCTGGGGAACGTCAGGCTCGTAG
- a CDS encoding sigma-70 family RNA polymerase sigma factor, translating into MGVPRKPIQPPTPEQAAFLERAIEQYGKATYNFAYRLTHNEADARDLTQEAFIRVYRAWRSFVPGTSFLSWIYRIVTNLHRDELRRRKGRYQEEIPEDNAPQEFAGGRPLAVSPIEDYVEGQLSEPLARSLEQLSGDQRQVIVLADIEEYSYQEIAEIMGCSIGTVRSRLHRARALLRRLVQRQLEQKKL; encoded by the coding sequence ATGGGAGTTCCGCGTAAGCCGATCCAACCGCCGACCCCCGAGCAGGCCGCTTTTTTGGAGCGGGCGATCGAGCAGTACGGCAAGGCGACCTATAATTTCGCCTACCGGCTAACGCACAACGAGGCCGATGCCCGCGACCTGACCCAGGAGGCCTTTATCCGGGTCTACCGGGCCTGGCGCTCCTTCGTGCCTGGAACCTCGTTTTTATCGTGGATCTACCGGATCGTCACGAATCTGCACCGGGACGAACTTCGGCGCAGAAAGGGACGTTACCAAGAGGAGATCCCCGAGGACAATGCGCCGCAGGAGTTCGCGGGGGGGCGCCCACTGGCCGTGTCGCCCATCGAGGACTACGTCGAGGGCCAGCTGAGCGAACCGCTCGCGCGTTCGCTGGAGCAGCTCTCAGGTGATCAGCGGCAAGTGATCGTCTTGGCGGATATCGAGGAGTACAGCTATCAGGAAATCGCCGAGATCATGGGGTGCTCGATCGGAACCGTCCGATCGAGGCTTCACCGCGCGCGGGCGTTACTTCGAAGATTAGTGCAGCGACAACTGGAGCAGAAAAAATTATGA
- a CDS encoding zf-HC2 domain-containing protein: MTEHLANPLLIDYMHAGLAPEEDARVYAHLEACPACRAEYDAELALTDLLRAYARAETRELPPMLKAELWERIRSAQPSPLQKIAGWLRPAVALPMAAAIALAAYFGTAYMGPRGAAPIDAAYYLQDHAVFNSTVPFSDRASSSSGDLETSSSAKASNAVALTASYMADANP, encoded by the coding sequence ATGACAGAGCATCTTGCCAACCCACTCCTGATCGATTACATGCACGCAGGGCTCGCTCCGGAAGAGGACGCGCGCGTTTACGCGCATCTCGAAGCCTGCCCGGCTTGCCGCGCCGAGTACGACGCCGAATTGGCGTTGACGGACTTGCTGCGCGCCTACGCGCGCGCCGAAACGCGCGAGTTGCCGCCGATGCTCAAGGCCGAACTGTGGGAACGTATCCGTTCCGCCCAGCCCTCGCCGCTGCAAAAGATCGCCGGCTGGCTGCGCCCCGCCGTCGCTCTGCCGATGGCAGCCGCCATTGCCTTGGCCGCGTATTTTGGAACCGCTTACATGGGGCCGCGAGGCGCCGCTCCCATCGACGCCGCGTACTACTTGCAAGACCACGCCGTCTTCAATAGCACGGTGCCGTTCAGCGATCGCGCGAGCTCGAGCTCCGGGGATCTTGAAACGAGCAGCTCCGCCAAAGCTTCAAACGCCGTCGCGTTAACCGCCTCGTATATGGCGGATGCCAATCCGTAA
- a CDS encoding sigma-E factor regulatory protein RseB domain-containing protein: MPIRKASSAALVLAALLTGAAQRTDPAQLLRQAVDAYSKLSYVGQIQNVDFGSSHANAVLFRIEHRAPDFTRRWYLAPDSLYGDSIIIRGSMEYDVDVHKSRIVVARNNALDDQVALDDNFGMLLRNYKAVMGPDTSVAGRRAVQVLLVNKYTGETVIRLSLDAETKLVLEKDRFGSNGTVTNQMRFEQIRYTAVQPQVFDVPSGFSQVRGQDEGIPSNDLQALVKSAGFHALGPKYLPEGFLPIAGEVNTIKGVRTLHLLYSDGLRTISLFENARGAAVDMSRYTQHGTKIQSNDAQYVQDGAMTLLAWNKGGLYFALVGELSLAELTRIGGSV; this comes from the coding sequence ATGCCAATCCGTAAAGCGAGTTCCGCAGCGCTCGTGCTCGCCGCGCTCCTAACGGGCGCGGCGCAGCGCACCGACCCGGCGCAGCTCCTGCGCCAGGCGGTCGATGCATACAGCAAACTTTCCTACGTCGGACAAATTCAGAACGTTGACTTCGGCAGCAGCCACGCGAACGCGGTGCTCTTCCGTATCGAGCATCGTGCGCCGGATTTCACGCGGCGCTGGTACCTCGCGCCCGATTCGCTGTACGGCGACTCGATCATCATTCGCGGAAGCATGGAGTACGACGTCGACGTCCACAAGAGCCGCATCGTCGTCGCGCGCAATAATGCGCTGGACGATCAGGTGGCCTTGGACGACAACTTCGGCATGCTGCTGCGCAACTACAAAGCCGTGATGGGGCCGGATACGAGCGTCGCGGGAAGACGAGCGGTCCAGGTGCTGTTAGTCAACAAATACACAGGCGAAACCGTGATACGGCTTTCGCTCGACGCCGAAACCAAGCTCGTGTTGGAGAAAGACCGCTTCGGCAGCAACGGCACCGTCACGAACCAAATGCGCTTCGAACAGATCCGCTACACCGCCGTCCAGCCGCAAGTCTTCGACGTGCCGTCGGGCTTCTCGCAGGTGCGTGGTCAGGATGAAGGCATCCCGTCCAACGACTTGCAAGCGCTCGTAAAGAGCGCCGGCTTCCACGCGCTTGGTCCAAAGTATTTGCCCGAGGGCTTTCTGCCCATCGCCGGCGAGGTGAACACCATCAAGGGCGTGCGCACCTTGCACTTGCTCTACTCCGACGGATTGCGCACCATATCGCTCTTTGAAAACGCGCGCGGCGCGGCCGTGGATATGAGCCGGTACACGCAGCACGGAACCAAGATTCAATCCAATGACGCGCAGTACGTTCAAGACGGCGCGATGACCCTGCTGGCATGGAACAAAGGCGGGTTGTACTTCGCGCTCGTCGGTGAGTTATCGCTTGCCGAACTGACGCGCATCGGCGGCTCAGTCTAA
- a CDS encoding histone deacetylase codes for MRGVPFPESPARVEAIADYLRRRGGLDDLLAPRDATQEEIERVHTRGYFDLVRAEIARLQGTAGYLSTGDTVVDENSFAVALRAAGGAIVAAETAMQDGKATFAVVRPPGHHAEPARGMGFCVFNNVAIAARAVQAQSGARTLVVDFDYHHGNGTQAVSGDGLSYVSTHAYPAYPGTGGVEENYVLPGGDAIINVPLPPHAFGTEHFVALWERLLRIAAQRTRPDLLIVSAGFDYVAGDIVGDLGVDVDAAGQLAAAINATAHEFCGGRVAYVLEGGYGLDALARSVAQIADVHDEDRTSESGAPDRAVPAAQRNLLEKIENLD; via the coding sequence CTGCGTGGGGTTCCGTTCCCGGAATCGCCCGCGCGGGTTGAAGCGATTGCGGATTACTTGCGCCGGCGCGGGGGTTTGGACGATCTGCTGGCGCCGCGAGACGCCACCCAAGAAGAAATCGAGCGGGTTCACACGCGCGGATATTTCGATCTCGTGCGCGCGGAGATCGCGCGGTTACAGGGCACGGCAGGATATCTTTCAACCGGCGACACCGTTGTAGACGAAAACTCATTCGCGGTCGCGCTGCGTGCCGCCGGCGGCGCGATCGTTGCAGCCGAAACGGCAATGCAAGATGGTAAGGCAACCTTTGCGGTCGTTCGCCCGCCAGGACACCACGCTGAACCCGCTCGCGGGATGGGATTCTGCGTCTTCAACAACGTGGCGATTGCGGCACGCGCCGTACAGGCGCAGAGCGGGGCGCGCACGCTTGTGGTCGACTTCGATTATCACCACGGCAACGGTACGCAGGCCGTCAGCGGTGACGGGCTTTCCTACGTCTCAACGCACGCATACCCGGCGTATCCGGGTACCGGTGGCGTCGAGGAAAACTACGTGCTTCCCGGCGGCGACGCAATCATAAACGTGCCGCTGCCGCCGCACGCATTCGGCACCGAGCACTTCGTCGCGCTATGGGAACGGCTGCTGCGCATCGCCGCGCAGCGCACGCGGCCCGACCTGTTGATCGTAAGCGCCGGCTTTGACTACGTCGCGGGGGATATAGTCGGCGATTTAGGCGTCGATGTGGACGCCGCCGGGCAACTGGCTGCCGCCATCAACGCGACCGCGCATGAATTTTGCGGCGGGCGAGTCGCCTACGTGCTGGAGGGTGGTTACGGCCTGGACGCACTCGCGCGCTCGGTGGCGCAGATCGCCGACGTGCACGACGAAGATCGCACGTCAGAAAGCGGTGCGCCGGACCGCGCGGTCCCTGCTGCGCAGCGCAATCTGTTGGAGAAGATCGAGAACTTAGACTGA
- a CDS encoding tetratricopeptide repeat protein, which produces MKRILLVASFVAALASALAFSAGSAHADLVAAAKATATPSPTPAPLPTASPEPPQIAIPRLEGLLKTNPNDRDAMTQLAAQFLALGSPQAAQAALQLTQRVIQLGTKTAQIYFLDGSAQQTLGNYPAAIADLESASNLEPTNLTILSQLAQLYLKTQPPRFADAERIANRAVTFNKTEPSAYVVLGIVLAAEQKWDDARKQFDQAYLLDPKDVTPLIQEAQTWVAQNTLPNALTSIERAIAADPKNVRALVFRASIYAKQNNTSAAAQAFDDAIAAGSNDYEKAAIIVQKALMYATAKQPAQAQAVFEGAFRQYPNVSALHTAYGEYWMANRQTARAEAQFIQAVRIDKNDTSALIDLAQLKIGEKKPADAAGYLKQLAAVAPSGQTYALLGQVYVSSHQYALARAACMQSFQMARNPDTLACIAGSDYSVKNFKEAATLFTILDTQVKGYMQQHPEYLYMEAYSFGQTKQPAKAVSTFKRLLAMMKPGTKEYKQIQAQVAALQKAAPPAKKKP; this is translated from the coding sequence TTGAAACGTATCCTACTGGTCGCCTCGTTCGTTGCCGCGCTTGCCTCGGCGCTTGCTTTCTCTGCCGGCAGCGCGCACGCCGACCTGGTTGCCGCCGCCAAAGCGACCGCAACGCCCTCGCCGACGCCGGCCCCGCTTCCGACCGCCTCCCCCGAACCGCCTCAGATTGCTATTCCACGCCTTGAGGGGCTCCTGAAGACGAATCCCAACGACCGGGACGCGATGACGCAGCTCGCCGCGCAGTTCTTGGCATTGGGCTCGCCGCAGGCGGCGCAGGCCGCACTCCAGCTGACGCAGCGTGTGATTCAGCTCGGCACGAAAACGGCACAAATCTATTTCCTGGACGGGTCGGCGCAACAGACGCTCGGCAATTACCCGGCGGCAATCGCCGATCTTGAAAGCGCGTCGAACCTCGAGCCGACCAATCTGACGATCCTCAGCCAGCTCGCGCAGCTGTATCTCAAGACGCAGCCGCCGCGGTTTGCCGACGCCGAGCGCATCGCCAACCGCGCCGTAACCTTCAACAAGACCGAGCCGTCAGCGTACGTCGTCCTCGGCATCGTTCTCGCCGCCGAGCAAAAATGGGATGACGCGCGCAAACAGTTCGACCAAGCCTATCTCCTGGACCCCAAAGACGTCACGCCTTTGATTCAGGAAGCGCAAACCTGGGTCGCGCAAAACACGCTGCCCAACGCGTTGACGTCGATCGAGCGCGCGATCGCGGCCGATCCGAAAAATGTGCGGGCACTCGTTTTTCGCGCCAGCATCTACGCCAAACAGAATAACACTTCGGCTGCGGCGCAGGCCTTCGACGACGCCATTGCCGCGGGCAGCAACGACTACGAGAAGGCTGCGATCATCGTTCAAAAAGCACTGATGTACGCCACAGCCAAGCAGCCGGCTCAAGCGCAAGCCGTCTTCGAGGGCGCGTTCCGGCAATATCCGAACGTTTCGGCGCTGCACACCGCCTACGGCGAGTACTGGATGGCGAATCGTCAAACAGCGCGAGCGGAAGCGCAGTTCATCCAAGCGGTACGAATCGACAAGAACGACACCAGCGCGCTGATCGATCTCGCGCAGCTGAAGATCGGCGAAAAGAAACCTGCCGATGCCGCGGGCTATCTGAAACAGCTGGCAGCCGTGGCGCCGAGCGGGCAAACGTATGCACTGCTCGGCCAAGTGTACGTCTCAAGCCATCAGTATGCACTGGCACGCGCGGCCTGCATGCAGTCGTTTCAAATGGCGCGCAATCCGGACACGCTGGCTTGCATCGCCGGTTCCGACTACAGCGTGAAGAACTTCAAGGAAGCCGCCACGCTCTTCACGATCTTGGATACGCAAGTCAAGGGCTACATGCAGCAGCATCCCGAGTACTTGTACATGGAAGCCTATTCGTTCGGTCAGACGAAGCAGCCGGCGAAAGCGGTTAGTACGTTCAAGCGTTTGCTAGCAATGATGAAGCCCGGAACGAAAGAGTATAAGCAGATACAAGCTCAGGTAGCCGCTCTTCAAAAAGCGGCGCCGCCGGCGAAGAAAAAACCCTAA
- a CDS encoding electron transfer flavoprotein subunit alpha/FixB family protein, giving the protein MRDVVVFVEHSGAQTRKVTFELAAEAQRLADALGGKAHAVVVGGGSAELAKQLQNHPLDKIHYSDDADVDKFLLDPQVDYLEAVAKAVGPCVILVPNTMLGRDIAGRIAGRLNAGLTSDVTELRVEGGQVQCVAPKLQGSTITTCAFKNADYGVITVRPNAFAAAPHATGAELIALEKPSGKAYGMAIESDVEEASGEIGLEEAAVVVSGGRGMGGPQPFETLLKPLADALGGAVGASRAAADAGWVPYSLQIGQTGKIVSPQLYIAVGISGAIQHKVGMQTAATIVAINRDGTVPIGETADLLVVGDLFQIVPALTLLVQKAKAAHA; this is encoded by the coding sequence ATGCGCGACGTCGTCGTTTTCGTCGAGCACAGCGGCGCGCAAACGCGCAAGGTCACGTTCGAACTCGCAGCGGAAGCGCAAAGGCTTGCGGATGCGCTGGGCGGCAAAGCGCATGCGGTCGTGGTGGGCGGCGGATCCGCGGAGCTCGCAAAGCAGCTGCAAAATCATCCGCTCGACAAGATTCATTACAGCGACGATGCGGACGTCGACAAGTTCTTGCTCGATCCGCAAGTTGATTACTTGGAAGCCGTGGCCAAAGCCGTCGGGCCGTGCGTGATTCTCGTTCCGAACACGATGCTCGGCCGCGATATCGCCGGGCGGATCGCGGGACGGCTGAACGCGGGGCTGACCTCCGACGTGACCGAGTTGCGCGTCGAAGGCGGTCAGGTGCAATGCGTCGCGCCCAAACTCCAGGGGTCTACGATTACAACGTGCGCGTTCAAGAATGCCGACTATGGCGTGATTACGGTGCGGCCGAACGCGTTTGCGGCTGCCCCGCACGCGACCGGAGCCGAGCTCATCGCGCTTGAAAAGCCGTCCGGCAAGGCCTACGGCATGGCCATTGAGAGCGATGTTGAAGAAGCTTCCGGCGAGATCGGGCTGGAGGAGGCTGCGGTCGTCGTCAGCGGTGGCCGCGGGATGGGTGGTCCGCAGCCGTTCGAAACCCTCCTCAAACCCTTGGCGGATGCTCTGGGCGGCGCAGTCGGCGCGTCGCGAGCGGCCGCAGATGCCGGCTGGGTGCCATACAGCCTGCAGATCGGACAGACCGGCAAGATCGTCAGCCCTCAACTCTACATCGCCGTTGGAATCTCGGGTGCGATTCAGCACAAGGTCGGGATGCAAACGGCGGCCACGATAGTGGCGATCAACCGTGACGGCACGGTACCGATAGGCGAGACCGCGGATTTGCTCGTCGTCGGCGACCTTTTTCAAATCGTTCCCGCGCTTACACTCTTGGTCCAAAAGGCCAAAGCTGCTCACGCGTGA
- a CDS encoding electron transfer flavoprotein subunit beta/FixA family protein, which translates to MKIVVTVKLVPDAGAVKRIDPATKRLMRTGVETALNPFDEYAIEAALQLKERLADDSTVTIFTMAPESSKETLRKALAMGADDAVMLSDPALEGSDAVVTSYAMAQALKKIGFDLILSGALSDDGNTGGVPGALAEYLGVPGLTNVRKIEEAGGGRIKAQRETDTGYQVVTGPLPALVTVTMAVGEPRYASLKGIMGAKKKTIDTLSVSDAAIDRPVGSDGAKTEVVAIAAPKAREKARVVEAADGESGAQAIFDFLRERKLV; encoded by the coding sequence GTGAAAATCGTCGTGACCGTGAAGTTGGTGCCGGATGCCGGCGCCGTGAAACGGATCGATCCCGCGACCAAGCGCCTCATGCGGACGGGCGTGGAGACTGCGCTCAATCCGTTCGACGAATACGCGATTGAAGCGGCGCTTCAATTAAAGGAGCGCCTCGCGGATGATTCCACGGTTACGATCTTTACGATGGCGCCCGAAAGCTCCAAAGAGACGCTGCGCAAAGCGCTGGCAATGGGTGCGGATGACGCGGTGATGCTCAGTGATCCGGCGCTCGAAGGCAGCGACGCCGTAGTGACGTCGTATGCAATGGCGCAAGCGCTCAAGAAAATCGGTTTCGATCTTATTCTTTCCGGGGCGCTTTCCGACGACGGCAACACCGGCGGCGTTCCGGGCGCGCTAGCGGAATATCTTGGCGTTCCCGGGTTGACGAACGTGCGCAAGATCGAGGAGGCCGGCGGCGGCCGCATCAAAGCGCAGCGCGAAACCGACACCGGTTACCAAGTCGTGACCGGTCCGCTGCCGGCGCTCGTCACCGTAACGATGGCAGTCGGCGAACCGCGCTATGCATCGCTCAAAGGCATCATGGGCGCGAAGAAAAAAACGATCGACACGCTCTCGGTGAGCGATGCGGCCATCGATCGCCCCGTCGGCAGCGACGGCGCGAAAACCGAAGTTGTCGCAATAGCGGCGCCGAAGGCGCGCGAAAAAGCTCGCGTGGTTGAAGCCGCCGACGGCGAGAGCGGAGCACAGGCGATCTTTGACTTTCTGCGCGAACGGAAGCTCGTTTGA
- a CDS encoding transporter translates to MILILAAAALPSPSPTPGAASTDPCGGATTSLLAALNRPTIGFSACAVKPRESVWELGYNNLSLSDGSRAAIYPQGFIRFGAARKVEFDIIGPLYEVQRGGATTQRGFLDMGVGAKYEYFQDDANVAAIDLLYTFPTGAPAFTAGGPLATINFDYGRSLSSVSGFATTLGVQSSYSQDLNGRSARFFSALPSVAFTTQTNPRTQFYAEAYGQTKIRPDGGTLFGINGGIQYLLAPEFEVDAELGSIVTDLARGHYLGVGLGLRF, encoded by the coding sequence ATGATTCTCATATTGGCCGCGGCGGCCCTGCCGAGTCCGTCGCCGACGCCCGGAGCCGCAAGCACGGACCCGTGCGGCGGAGCGACCACGAGTTTGTTGGCGGCCTTGAATCGCCCGACGATCGGTTTCAGCGCCTGCGCCGTCAAGCCGCGCGAGAGCGTCTGGGAGCTTGGCTACAACAATCTGTCGCTGTCCGACGGCTCGCGCGCGGCGATCTACCCGCAGGGCTTCATACGCTTCGGCGCGGCGCGCAAAGTCGAGTTCGATATCATCGGCCCGCTCTACGAAGTGCAGCGCGGAGGCGCAACAACGCAGCGCGGCTTTCTGGACATGGGCGTGGGGGCGAAATATGAATACTTTCAGGACGACGCGAACGTGGCCGCAATCGATCTGCTTTACACGTTTCCAACGGGGGCGCCGGCTTTCACCGCGGGAGGTCCGCTGGCAACGATCAATTTTGACTACGGTCGTTCCCTTTCATCCGTTTCGGGCTTCGCAACGACGCTGGGCGTGCAATCTTCTTATTCACAAGACCTGAACGGACGCAGCGCGCGATTTTTTTCGGCGCTGCCTTCCGTAGCTTTCACGACGCAAACAAATCCACGCACGCAATTCTACGCCGAGGCCTACGGGCAGACGAAGATTCGTCCCGACGGCGGCACACTTTTCGGCATCAACGGGGGCATCCAGTATCTACTCGCGCCGGAGTTCGAGGTCGACGCCGAACTCGGAAGCATCGTGACCGACCTAGCTCGAGGGCACTACCTGGGAGTTGGCCTGGGCCTGCGCTTCTAG
- a CDS encoding helix-turn-helix transcriptional regulator — MKNILRVLRSERGWSQADLGCRLDVSRQTINALETGKYSPSLPLAFKISKLFEKSVEDIFDPASE; from the coding sequence ATGAAAAACATCTTACGAGTTCTACGAAGCGAACGCGGCTGGTCGCAGGCAGATTTAGGCTGCCGGCTAGACGTAAGCCGGCAAACGATAAACGCGCTGGAGACCGGAAAGTATTCACCCAGCCTTCCGCTCGCGTTCAAGATCTCCAAATTGTTCGAAAAGTCCGTCGAAGATATTTTTGATCCGGCTTCCGAGTGA